From a single Leptospira brenneri genomic region:
- a CDS encoding PIN domain-containing protein, with translation MNQVLLDSSVWIEYFRNSNSQISSEVDKLIDLGNIYTNELILTELIPFLKLKKQSQLIQIMESLESFEMLIDWKQIIEFQTTNLKNGINKIGIPDLLILQNAIQNESILFTLDKHFKLMSKIHKLKLYN, from the coding sequence ATGAATCAAGTTTTATTAGATTCATCCGTTTGGATCGAATATTTCAGAAATTCGAATTCCCAAATATCTTCCGAAGTTGATAAATTAATTGATCTTGGGAATATTTATACAAATGAATTAATTCTGACAGAATTAATTCCCTTTCTTAAATTAAAAAAGCAATCACAACTTATTCAAATTATGGAATCTCTTGAATCCTTTGAGATGCTCATAGATTGGAAGCAAATTATTGAATTCCAAACTACAAATCTCAAAAATGGTATCAATAAAATCGGAATACCAGATTTGCTTATCTTACAAAATGCAATCCAAAATGAAAGTATTCTATTTACTTTGGATAAGCATTTTAAGCTAATGAGCAAAATTCATAAATTAAAACTCTATAACTAG
- a CDS encoding FlgO family outer membrane protein: MSKLKILAISILIAACSSVPEEKPVNPNLDDLDKVAKELKEQLVLNYKFIDKKPLAIASFVRNDLSKPSAKYASAIPKLGIYLANSLQNEMFLPDNFELIERQRIDGILEEINYGKLGLNEQAALDTIKLTGAELLLLGTIQKRESSMRFDARIVSISDGKILSVGTSVIALSSYLNRLYGDYPEKQQDYSETIYANGGWQVVNTFLESGSTYVIEYSGEWSMTNNRRSINYQGSDSNPSSWGDYRLYSNFNHGQLLCRLKDNPNLIISPGKYNIKQGSFMECRINDTDLGNNEGYMIVKIKYQND, encoded by the coding sequence ATGAGTAAATTAAAAATATTAGCAATTTCGATACTTATAGCCGCTTGTTCATCGGTTCCAGAAGAAAAACCTGTGAACCCAAATTTAGATGATCTAGACAAAGTTGCAAAAGAACTTAAGGAACAACTAGTTCTTAATTATAAATTCATTGATAAGAAACCGCTCGCAATTGCCTCCTTCGTTCGAAATGATCTTTCTAAGCCTTCGGCAAAATATGCCTCCGCTATTCCAAAACTCGGGATTTATTTAGCTAATTCCTTGCAGAATGAAATGTTCCTACCAGATAACTTTGAATTAATTGAAAGACAAAGAATTGATGGAATTCTCGAAGAAATAAATTACGGAAAACTTGGATTAAATGAACAAGCTGCTCTTGATACAATCAAGTTAACAGGAGCGGAATTACTGCTACTTGGTACAATTCAAAAACGAGAATCGTCGATGCGCTTTGATGCCAGAATTGTTTCCATCTCAGATGGAAAAATTTTGTCTGTCGGAACGTCAGTAATTGCTTTGAGTAGCTATTTAAATCGTCTTTACGGTGATTATCCAGAAAAACAACAAGACTATTCGGAAACAATATATGCTAATGGTGGTTGGCAAGTTGTAAACACATTCCTAGAGTCTGGTTCAACCTATGTAATAGAATATAGTGGTGAATGGAGTATGACGAATAATCGCAGATCGATTAATTACCAAGGATCAGATTCAAATCCATCAAGTTGGGGGGACTATCGCCTTTATTCAAATTTTAATCATGGCCAACTACTATGCAGACTAAAAGATAACCCAAATTTAATAATTTCACCCGGTAAATACAATATTAAACAAGGAAGTTTTATGGAATGTCGAATTAATGATACTGACCTCGGGAATAATGAAGGTTATATGATAGTAAAAATAAAGTATCAAAACGACTAA
- a CDS encoding SinI family restriction endonuclease, which produces MKIKDFTKLFKELTKDLEVNIIKESGLKIAFKIFLDLEKPNKTSRTKFIKDFLKGFNNRASVRISNKSSVKPDKIVDIIIHSRLPNLSNEEISLISSGHRVAMSAENILGHMLEEYIHMNVLEHGWTCCWGNVMKSIDFVSSKGILLQVKNRSNSENSSSSKIRVGTEIIKWHRIDANTGTTYWEKLNELIGNKTQMSEKEFSTFVKKVVKKNPNSIFIEKDSDLWKD; this is translated from the coding sequence ATGAAAATTAAAGATTTTACTAAATTATTTAAGGAACTTACAAAGGATTTAGAAGTGAATATAATTAAAGAATCAGGCTTAAAAATCGCTTTTAAAATATTTTTAGATTTAGAAAAGCCAAACAAAACATCTAGGACTAAATTTATAAAAGATTTTCTAAAAGGGTTTAATAACCGCGCAAGTGTCCGAATAAGCAATAAATCTAGCGTTAAACCAGATAAAATTGTAGATATAATTATACACAGCAGATTACCGAATCTAAGTAATGAGGAAATTTCTTTGATTTCCTCCGGTCATAGAGTCGCAATGAGCGCTGAAAATATATTGGGACATATGTTGGAAGAGTATATACACATGAATGTTTTAGAACATGGCTGGACCTGTTGTTGGGGTAACGTAATGAAATCAATTGACTTCGTTTCATCCAAAGGAATACTTCTTCAAGTTAAGAATAGAAGTAATAGCGAAAATAGTTCTAGTTCAAAAATTAGAGTCGGAACGGAGATTATTAAATGGCATCGAATAGATGCAAATACTGGAACAACCTATTGGGAAAAATTAAACGAATTAATTGGTAATAAAACTCAAATGTCAGAAAAAGAATTTTCGACTTTTGTTAAAAAGGTCGTTAAAAAGAATCCAAACTCAATATTCATTGAGAAGGATTCTGACTTATGGAAAGATTAA
- a CDS encoding type II toxin-antitoxin system VapB family antitoxin → MHKMRTTIDIPEELVLEAMKLTHIKTKTDVIKEGLNTLIRKEKLKSLKNFKGSIDLEVNLNDLRKR, encoded by the coding sequence ATGCATAAGATGAGAACAACAATTGATATTCCAGAAGAACTAGTTTTAGAGGCAATGAAGCTTACTCATATAAAAACTAAAACTGATGTAATTAAAGAAGGATTAAATACTCTAATTAGGAAAGAGAAACTAAAAAGTTTGAAAAATTTCAAAGGATCGATTGACCTTGAAGTAAATTTAAATGATTTAAGAAAAAGATGA